A single region of the Gracilibacillus caseinilyticus genome encodes:
- a CDS encoding GerAB/ArcD/ProY family transporter encodes MEAKLDGIQFFILVTMNVLGAAIIFIPSLAASYAKENSWITISLTVIIGLAIILLYNHLIHISYDKGLYATIDKITGKWFGKLILIIFMLYTFMNIIGNLWAIGDFISIQILMGTPFEVITFLIILTVLFAIRYGIEVIGRTAQLFFPFTILCAILLTLLVMGQADWTNAKPIFRVHQEATVAGILPIISITYLELFIMLGITHMVHDKQSAKKGMIYGGITSGVLLLIITVMCIAVLGVNGTANSSYPVYALGQRINLYNFFQRVEIIVAFIWFFTIFFKICVSYYILVHALSYTLKIQKYKVITIPLMFIIFFGSLHSTANSFTSNAYINGTNIITSLLVGLLIPILLLVIRLFRRS; translated from the coding sequence TTGGAAGCAAAATTAGATGGTATTCAATTCTTTATTCTAGTCACAATGAATGTTTTAGGAGCGGCGATAATATTTATTCCAAGTCTTGCTGCCAGTTACGCCAAAGAAAATAGTTGGATTACCATCAGTTTAACGGTCATCATCGGTTTAGCGATAATCCTCCTTTATAATCATCTGATCCATATCAGTTATGATAAAGGTTTGTATGCTACCATAGATAAGATTACAGGCAAATGGTTTGGTAAACTGATTTTAATCATTTTCATGCTATATACTTTCATGAATATTATTGGGAACTTGTGGGCAATTGGCGATTTTATCTCGATACAGATATTGATGGGTACACCATTTGAAGTCATTACTTTTCTCATTATATTAACGGTACTATTTGCTATTCGTTATGGTATAGAAGTAATTGGTCGTACCGCACAGCTATTTTTTCCATTTACGATTCTTTGCGCGATACTGTTGACATTGCTTGTCATGGGGCAGGCTGATTGGACGAACGCGAAACCAATTTTCCGTGTACATCAAGAGGCGACCGTCGCTGGTATTCTTCCGATTATTTCTATTACATACCTGGAACTATTCATTATGTTAGGTATTACACACATGGTTCACGATAAGCAGAGTGCTAAGAAAGGGATGATCTATGGTGGAATTACAAGTGGTGTATTACTGCTTATTATTACGGTAATGTGTATTGCTGTTTTGGGGGTTAACGGTACGGCAAATTCTTCGTATCCAGTATACGCATTGGGGCAACGAATTAACCTTTATAATTTTTTCCAACGAGTAGAAATTATTGTAGCGTTCATTTGGTTTTTTACTATTTTCTTTAAAATATGTGTCTCCTATTATATATTAGTCCATGCTCTGTCTTACACCTTAAAAATACAAAAATATAAAGTAATAACGATACCATTGATGTTTATTATCTTTTTTGGCAGTTTGCATTCAACTGCTAACTCCTTTACATCCAATGCCTATATTAATGGAACGAATATAATTACATCTCTATTAGTTGGCTTATTGATTCCAATATTGCTTCTGGTCATTCGTTTGTTTAGACGGTCATAA
- a CDS encoding GNAT family N-acetyltransferase, whose product MIRRATQRDIHYILSKAQDSAVEGALLKGQISQEQAVQMPLAILEQGGHYLVFGNQRNEIAGWILLGENIDFITNQPHVFVYELYVLPNYRNQGIAKQLLQAAFHDSKRHGYQDIRLNVYAGNYAKEIYHKMGFEDFNTVMSRKL is encoded by the coding sequence ATGATAAGACGTGCTACACAAAGGGATATTCACTATATATTGTCAAAGGCACAGGATTCCGCAGTCGAAGGGGCATTGTTGAAAGGTCAAATCAGTCAGGAACAAGCAGTGCAAATGCCTCTAGCTATTCTCGAACAAGGAGGTCATTATTTAGTATTTGGTAATCAGAGAAATGAAATAGCTGGCTGGATTTTACTAGGCGAAAATATTGATTTTATTACCAATCAACCACATGTCTTTGTGTATGAACTTTATGTTTTACCAAATTATCGTAATCAGGGGATAGCAAAGCAATTATTACAAGCTGCGTTCCATGATAGCAAGCGCCATGGTTATCAGGATATTCGACTTAATGTGTATGCAGGCAACTATGCAAAAGAAATTTATCATAAAATGGGCTTCGAAGATTTTAACACAGTGATGTCTAGAAAATTATGA
- a CDS encoding YeiH family protein, whose product MKNIKNLIKPVQLFNKTTVINGGGGIAFTFIIALLGYGLAKLPGFDHMGQLASAIVIAVLYRQLFGYPAFFRLGIAFSSQSLLRFAIVLFGLKLNMATVIQDGAGLLMRDTGVIIFAILTTIWLARLFKADITISLLLGVGTGVCGAAAIAAIAPIIKSKEEDTAISVGIIALFGTVFAITYTVLRPFLPLTSIEYGIWSGISLHEIAHVALASAPAGKEALAIGLLAKLGRVFLLIPLCFLFMYIIKLKSSRDEHVQTKIGFPWFLIGFIIMSILGSYVLGDAIPVSSTFTNGVSNLSSWCLTAAMVGLGLNVNLQDLRAKALKPMVVMVIVSICLSVLTYFIV is encoded by the coding sequence ATGAAAAACATAAAAAATCTTATAAAGCCTGTCCAACTGTTTAATAAAACAACGGTTATCAATGGGGGCGGTGGCATAGCTTTCACCTTTATAATCGCCTTACTAGGTTATGGTTTGGCGAAGTTACCCGGCTTTGACCATATGGGGCAGCTGGCATCCGCTATCGTTATCGCTGTGCTATATCGTCAGTTATTTGGGTATCCTGCATTCTTCCGCTTAGGAATTGCCTTTTCTTCTCAATCATTATTACGGTTTGCGATCGTATTATTCGGATTAAAACTCAATATGGCTACGGTAATACAAGATGGTGCAGGATTACTTATGCGAGATACTGGTGTTATCATCTTTGCTATTCTAACCACTATATGGTTAGCTCGACTGTTTAAGGCAGACATTACTATCTCCCTTCTGCTTGGCGTGGGGACAGGTGTATGTGGTGCCGCAGCCATCGCTGCCATTGCACCAATTATAAAATCTAAAGAGGAAGACACAGCCATTAGTGTTGGTATTATCGCATTATTTGGAACTGTTTTTGCTATTACTTACACTGTATTACGGCCATTCTTACCATTAACCTCAATAGAATATGGCATCTGGTCTGGCATTAGTTTGCATGAAATAGCTCATGTGGCCCTGGCTTCTGCACCGGCAGGAAAAGAAGCACTAGCTATCGGTCTGCTAGCCAAATTAGGCAGGGTATTCTTGCTCATTCCACTGTGCTTTCTATTTATGTATATCATCAAACTGAAAAGCAGTCGAGACGAACATGTTCAGACAAAAATAGGTTTTCCTTGGTTTTTAATAGGATTCATCATCATGAGTATATTGGGAAGCTATGTACTCGGGGATGCTATTCCTGTTTCTAGTACATTTACAAACGGTGTTTCCAATCTTAGTTCATGGTGCTTGACAGCAGCAATGGTTGGCTTGGGACTGAATGTAAACTTACAAGATCTCCGCGCAAAAGCGCTGAAACCAATGGTTGTGATGGTGATTGTTTCTATTTGTCTATCTGTTTTAACTTACTTTATTGTATAA
- a CDS encoding spore germination protein, with translation MRKKKDVKQQQEQSNPSAETDNRPIYDQLDKNIECITQLMGNSTDLITRKFAVQNHQAAIIFLEGLVDKELIQHYLLTPLIEKSNDLNEDVIDRNDAYQFMYKSVITTAELLEIHSYNTLLKHLLAGDTILLMDGMEKGFAIGSKGASERNVEQPTTQQVVRGPKDCFTESIGVNISLVRKRIKDPNLWQESFRIGRQTQTKVSIVYLNGIVSPEIVEEVKNRLAKIDVDAVLEGGYIEELIQDSKHSPFPTVMNSERPDAISAGILEGKVAIFVDGTPFTLLVPSLFIDFLQSNEDYYQRSDIATAIRLLRFLAFFLALLTPSLYVALTTFHQEMIPTTLLISLAAQREGIPFPAFVEALIMEVTFELLREAGIRLPNAIGAAISIVGALVLGQAAVDAGIVSATMVIVVSLTAISSFIFPNYSLTSSVRILRFGFMILAATLGLFGIFIGLLLLALHITSLRSFGVPYIAPFAPFIKKDQKDALVRESREELTTRPRLINQRNVKRQSIK, from the coding sequence ATGAGAAAAAAAAAGGATGTTAAGCAACAGCAAGAGCAAAGCAATCCTTCTGCCGAGACTGACAATCGTCCAATATATGACCAATTGGATAAAAATATAGAATGTATCACACAGCTTATGGGAAACAGCACAGATTTAATAACAAGAAAATTCGCCGTACAGAATCATCAGGCTGCCATTATCTTTTTAGAGGGATTAGTTGATAAAGAGCTGATTCAACACTATTTACTAACCCCATTAATCGAGAAGTCCAATGACTTAAATGAGGATGTAATTGATAGGAATGATGCCTATCAGTTTATGTATAAATCAGTTATTACAACAGCTGAATTGTTGGAAATCCATTCCTATAATACGTTATTGAAACATTTACTTGCTGGCGACACCATTTTACTTATGGATGGAATGGAGAAAGGATTCGCCATTGGCTCTAAAGGTGCCAGTGAGCGAAACGTCGAACAGCCAACCACACAACAAGTAGTACGAGGACCAAAGGATTGCTTTACCGAATCAATTGGTGTCAATATTTCTTTGGTGCGTAAACGCATCAAAGACCCTAACCTATGGCAAGAATCCTTTAGAATTGGCAGGCAAACACAAACAAAGGTTTCGATCGTCTATTTAAACGGCATCGTATCCCCTGAAATAGTGGAAGAAGTGAAGAACAGGTTAGCAAAAATTGATGTGGATGCTGTATTAGAAGGTGGCTATATTGAAGAATTAATTCAAGATAGTAAACATTCACCCTTTCCAACCGTAATGAACAGTGAAAGACCTGATGCCATTAGTGCAGGTATTCTGGAAGGAAAAGTAGCGATATTTGTTGATGGGACACCTTTTACATTATTAGTTCCATCCTTATTCATTGATTTTCTTCAATCAAATGAAGATTATTACCAAAGGAGCGATATTGCTACAGCAATCCGTCTGCTTCGATTCCTGGCGTTTTTCTTAGCCTTATTGACTCCATCTCTTTATGTTGCATTGACCACATTTCATCAAGAAATGATACCTACTACTTTATTAATAAGCTTAGCCGCTCAGAGGGAAGGAATCCCATTTCCAGCATTCGTAGAGGCTTTAATTATGGAGGTTACTTTTGAACTCTTGCGAGAAGCTGGAATCAGATTACCAAATGCGATAGGGGCAGCTATTTCTATTGTTGGTGCATTAGTGCTCGGTCAGGCAGCGGTTGATGCGGGGATTGTATCAGCCACAATGGTTATTGTTGTCTCATTAACAGCCATATCTAGTTTTATTTTTCCTAATTACAGCTTAACCAGCAGTGTACGTATTTTAAGATTTGGTTTTATGATCTTGGCAGCAACACTAGGATTATTTGGCATCTTTATCGGTTTGCTTCTCTTAGCCTTGCATATCACTAGTCTTCGATCGTTTGGTGTTCCCTATATTGCCCCATTTGCACCATTTATCAAGAAGGATCAAAAAGATGCACTGGTGCGTGAATCAAGAGAAGAACTAACCACTAGACCAAGACTAATCAACCAACGAAATGTAAAACGCCAATCTATAAAATGA
- a CDS encoding Ger(x)C family spore germination protein, translating to MIAFTKKFICLLLLSVLLTGCWSAKELTEITISTALAIDITDEGYELSIQAINPGEIAGENTSTRTTVSTYTATGKTMFEAIRKLTTVAPRKVNLSHLQVIIYGEETARQGIGKTLDFLMRDHELRTDFSIVIAQGLKGKDLISILTPLEKIPANKIKASLDSSQNFWAPTKEVELNELVNSISVPGKDAVLTGVYVVGNIQAGKNIENAENVDSPTRIYLDGLGIFHADKLQGWLSETESKGFNYITDNVTNTIGFVPCGDSGTISFEVVRSKTDLKADWKNGKPVINLTIDIIANIGDVECSIDFTDPKTIPKLQKQLESKTNTIVEESINAAKSYKSDIFGFGNALRHSKPKKWMEIRNDWEDHFTETEVKTKITVEIKKAGTITKPISEDIEKKTAKEE from the coding sequence ATGATAGCTTTCACCAAAAAGTTCATTTGTTTACTGTTGCTATCCGTTTTGTTAACGGGTTGCTGGAGTGCAAAAGAACTAACAGAAATAACGATTTCCACTGCTCTAGCCATTGATATTACGGACGAGGGTTATGAGCTATCCATACAAGCTATAAATCCAGGTGAAATTGCCGGGGAGAACACTTCTACTAGAACAACGGTTTCTACCTATACTGCTACTGGAAAAACTATGTTTGAGGCCATTAGAAAGTTAACGACCGTTGCACCACGTAAGGTTAATTTAAGCCATTTGCAGGTCATCATTTATGGAGAAGAAACCGCACGGCAAGGGATTGGAAAAACACTCGACTTTCTGATGAGAGATCACGAATTACGAACAGACTTTTCTATTGTCATTGCACAGGGTCTAAAAGGAAAGGATTTGATAAGTATCCTTACGCCTTTAGAAAAAATTCCTGCCAACAAAATAAAAGCAAGTCTGGACTCCTCTCAGAATTTTTGGGCACCTACCAAAGAAGTAGAATTAAATGAATTAGTGAATTCTATATCTGTTCCTGGTAAAGATGCGGTATTGACTGGTGTATATGTGGTGGGAAATATCCAGGCAGGAAAAAATATTGAAAATGCAGAAAATGTGGATTCGCCAACCAGAATTTATCTGGATGGATTAGGTATTTTTCATGCAGATAAGTTACAGGGATGGCTATCTGAAACAGAGAGTAAGGGGTTTAATTATATAACGGATAATGTGACGAATACGATCGGGTTTGTACCTTGCGGTGACAGTGGAACCATATCATTTGAGGTTGTTAGAAGTAAAACTGATTTAAAAGCTGATTGGAAAAATGGCAAGCCTGTTATTAACCTTACTATAGATATTATTGCAAATATTGGCGATGTCGAGTGCTCTATTGACTTTACTGATCCAAAAACGATTCCGAAGCTTCAGAAACAGCTTGAGTCGAAAACAAATACCATAGTTGAGGAAAGTATAAACGCTGCGAAATCATATAAAAGTGATATCTTTGGATTTGGAAATGCGCTTAGACACTCTAAACCAAAAAAATGGATGGAAATTCGAAATGATTGGGAGGACCACTTTACAGAAACAGAGGTAAAAACAAAAATAACGGTAGAAATTAAGAAAGCAGGTACCATAACAAAACCTATCTCAGAAGATATAGAAAAAAAGACCGCAAAGGAAGAGTAA
- a CDS encoding LysR family transcriptional regulator, with protein MDQQLQVFVTVAELKNFSRAAEKLHMTQPAVSQYIRSLEITMGSKLLERSNKFVRLNQAGEMVYYHAKEILGLYTKMHDLMDDLINQASGSISIGASYTFGEYVLPHVIKRVHQHYPLIQPTITIGNTFKIANLVLSHQIDVGIVEGAFHDKHLVIEPFAEDLMYIVAAPNHGLARKSISELEKETWIVREQGSGTREVTEKMFQSIGIAPKEKLEFGSTQIIKESIAAGLGISLLSYWAIREESARGSLSVMDVNLLPIKREFSIVLRSPFQTKALNVFLSLLREFRSKSPQEFE; from the coding sequence ATGGATCAACAATTACAGGTCTTTGTCACCGTAGCGGAATTGAAGAATTTCTCACGTGCAGCGGAAAAATTACATATGACGCAGCCTGCTGTGAGTCAGTACATACGATCGCTGGAGATTACAATGGGATCCAAATTGCTGGAACGAAGCAATAAGTTTGTACGCTTGAATCAGGCAGGTGAAATGGTGTATTACCATGCCAAGGAAATCTTAGGGCTTTATACAAAAATGCACGACTTGATGGATGATCTTATTAATCAGGCAAGCGGTTCTATTTCGATTGGTGCCAGTTATACCTTTGGTGAATATGTATTGCCCCATGTGATAAAAAGAGTGCACCAGCACTATCCACTGATTCAGCCAACCATCACGATTGGAAATACATTCAAAATAGCCAATCTGGTATTGAGTCATCAAATAGATGTGGGAATAGTTGAAGGAGCGTTTCATGATAAGCATTTAGTTATTGAACCTTTTGCAGAAGATCTCATGTATATAGTGGCCGCTCCTAACCATGGTCTGGCTAGAAAATCTATTTCAGAGTTAGAAAAGGAGACATGGATCGTGAGGGAACAAGGTTCTGGAACAAGGGAAGTCACGGAAAAAATGTTTCAATCGATTGGCATTGCTCCTAAGGAAAAGTTAGAGTTTGGCAGTACACAAATTATTAAAGAATCCATTGCAGCGGGTTTAGGTATTAGCTTGCTTTCTTACTGGGCGATTCGTGAAGAAAGTGCCAGGGGTTCATTGTCTGTTATGGACGTCAATCTACTGCCAATCAAGCGTGAATTCTCCATTGTTTTGCGTTCGCCGTTCCAAACCAAAGCGCTAAACGTTTTTTTAAGCTTGTTAAGAGAATTCAGAAGCAAAAGCCCTCAAGAATTTGAGTAG
- a CDS encoding hybrid sensor histidine kinase/response regulator, protein MAFKYRRYIFVFIVTSLMMLVINNNSTFAKQSDTSETIHHLNEIEGKDFYTDLDGKWHFFAKELLTPDKINEHVLHGKGKIVSLPSSFETQTGEVNAFGTYSTTIEIPKEYVGKTLAIHIPYQYSAYILYIDQVEVAQNGTVGKDPASHSAEMAPKTAYFVPESKEILLTMQVSSFDHIRGGFENSIYLGEASVVTQKFNRKMIGTIFLNGIIFIIGLFMILFAWYRRKEFLFFLFGLFAMLISVRAIFAVPFYYTLIFIDMPWLLGTKLEYILTEATSMFYIILLWKWHEKEFSKKIMYGLVFIHLFLIVTTLITQPVFFQDLFFQVFYITIPTFFYAAYVIAKSIRNNNKNAKINLIGLSLIFLAFFNDFAIGQNWYQSWTLMLPAVAVYVMIHVIVMSKGFADSVWQTEQQNKQLISLNTSNEELALELQKEIKQKDEFLANTSHELRNPLHGIINISQSILQNRSEQVDKKTRSNIQLQLTIGHHMSRTLEDLLDITRLKEHRIHLHKERLDLQAITRGVVDMLSFLMENKNIQMDVQIASDFPSVAADKNRLIQILFNVLHNAVKFTDEGIITIDADIHNGKARVHITDPGIGMDDKTLNTIFQAYKQGDSSMTAIGGGLGLGLYISKQLVEMHGGSIKAHSVLGEGTVFTFTLPLAKDSSFESGKGATPAKHMQIGELSLKETPIVMNHAMVEAFTNNVAVSKRPRILAVDDDPVNLQVLRNILSKDQYIVESVTNGKAALQLLEGQDWDLIISDVMMPTMSGYDLTRAIRKKFSISELPILLLTARSNPEDIYTGFLAGANDYVTKPVDAVELNVRVHALTNLQASVNERLGMEAAWLQSQIRPHFLFNTLNAIVSLSEVDTTRMKHLLDRFTQYLQSSFYLQNLEKVVHLQYEVDLITSYLYIEKERFRDRLQIKWEIEEVGDVMIPPLSIQTLVENAVNHGVLKQSGGGSITIRIHKVEEDTEISVMDDGIGMEKETIEKIFTIQPDRKKGIGLLNTQQRLKQLYGKGLHVRSTPGIGTTVTFTVPNIS, encoded by the coding sequence TTGGCGTTTAAGTATAGACGGTACATATTCGTATTTATTGTCACTTCATTGATGATGTTGGTGATAAATAATAACAGTACCTTTGCAAAGCAGTCAGATACATCAGAGACGATTCACCATTTGAATGAGATAGAGGGAAAGGATTTTTATACAGATTTAGATGGAAAGTGGCATTTCTTTGCAAAGGAATTGTTAACACCTGATAAAATAAACGAACATGTATTACATGGAAAAGGAAAAATAGTATCTCTTCCTAGCTCATTTGAAACGCAAACAGGGGAAGTGAATGCTTTCGGAACATATAGTACAACCATTGAAATACCTAAAGAATATGTTGGGAAAACATTAGCTATCCATATTCCTTATCAATACAGTGCATATATTCTTTATATAGATCAAGTAGAAGTTGCCCAAAACGGTACAGTTGGAAAGGATCCAGCTTCCCATTCAGCTGAAATGGCTCCAAAAACGGCTTATTTCGTTCCTGAATCAAAGGAAATCTTACTTACGATGCAAGTTTCTAGCTTTGACCATATTAGAGGTGGATTTGAGAATTCGATTTATCTAGGGGAAGCTTCAGTAGTGACCCAAAAATTTAATAGGAAGATGATCGGTACGATTTTTCTCAATGGAATTATTTTTATCATCGGTCTATTTATGATTTTATTTGCTTGGTATCGCAGAAAAGAGTTTTTGTTTTTTTTATTCGGATTGTTTGCCATGCTAATATCCGTTCGTGCTATATTTGCTGTTCCTTTTTATTACACGCTTATATTCATTGATATGCCTTGGCTTTTGGGAACAAAATTAGAATATATACTAACCGAGGCGACTTCCATGTTTTATATTATTTTATTGTGGAAATGGCATGAAAAGGAGTTTTCTAAGAAAATCATGTATGGACTAGTGTTCATACATTTATTCTTAATTGTGACTACCTTAATTACGCAACCGGTATTTTTTCAAGATTTATTTTTTCAAGTATTTTACATAACCATTCCTACTTTTTTCTATGCGGCTTATGTTATTGCTAAGAGTATTCGCAATAACAACAAGAATGCCAAAATAAATTTAATCGGATTGTCGCTTATTTTTCTGGCATTCTTTAATGACTTTGCGATAGGACAGAATTGGTATCAGTCATGGACATTGATGCTGCCAGCGGTTGCTGTCTATGTCATGATTCACGTTATCGTAATGAGTAAAGGCTTTGCCGATTCTGTATGGCAGACAGAGCAACAAAATAAACAGTTAATTTCATTAAATACTTCTAATGAAGAACTTGCTCTGGAACTGCAAAAAGAGATTAAACAAAAAGATGAATTTCTTGCCAATACATCCCATGAGCTTCGCAATCCATTACATGGGATTATTAATATCTCGCAATCGATTTTGCAGAACAGATCGGAGCAAGTGGATAAAAAAACGCGTAGTAACATACAACTACAGCTGACCATTGGGCATCATATGTCACGGACTTTGGAAGATTTATTAGACATTACTCGCTTGAAAGAACATAGGATACACTTACATAAGGAGCGTCTGGACCTGCAAGCTATCACGAGAGGCGTAGTAGATATGCTTTCGTTCCTTATGGAAAATAAAAATATCCAAATGGACGTCCAAATTGCTAGTGACTTTCCGAGTGTAGCAGCGGATAAAAACCGTCTGATTCAAATTTTGTTTAATGTACTTCATAATGCAGTGAAATTTACTGACGAAGGCATCATTACAATAGATGCTGACATACATAATGGGAAAGCAAGAGTTCATATTACAGATCCAGGTATTGGAATGGATGACAAGACATTAAATACGATCTTCCAAGCCTATAAACAAGGTGATTCCAGTATGACAGCAATAGGGGGTGGCCTGGGATTAGGTTTATATATTAGCAAGCAGTTAGTGGAAATGCACGGTGGTAGTATAAAAGCGCATTCTGTCTTAGGCGAAGGAACCGTATTTACTTTTACCTTACCATTAGCAAAAGACTCCTCGTTTGAAAGCGGAAAAGGAGCAACCCCAGCTAAACATATGCAAATAGGAGAACTTTCATTAAAAGAAACACCAATTGTCATGAATCATGCCATGGTGGAGGCATTTACTAATAATGTTGCCGTTTCTAAACGGCCAAGAATATTGGCAGTCGATGATGATCCTGTAAATTTGCAAGTGTTACGGAATATCTTGTCTAAAGATCAATATATAGTCGAATCCGTTACTAATGGAAAAGCCGCCTTACAACTATTAGAAGGGCAGGACTGGGATTTAATTATTTCGGATGTAATGATGCCAACTATGTCTGGCTATGATTTAACGCGTGCGATCCGGAAGAAATTTTCCATTTCTGAACTTCCTATACTGCTTCTTACAGCACGAAGCAATCCGGAAGATATCTATACAGGTTTTTTAGCAGGTGCAAATGATTACGTCACAAAACCCGTTGATGCTGTTGAGTTAAATGTTCGGGTACATGCTTTAACCAATTTACAAGCATCTGTTAATGAACGATTAGGGATGGAGGCAGCATGGCTACAGTCTCAAATTCGACCACACTTTTTATTTAATACGCTAAATGCTATTGTTTCATTGAGTGAAGTAGACACGACGAGAATGAAGCATCTTCTGGATAGATTCACCCAGTATTTGCAGAGTAGTTTTTATCTGCAAAACTTAGAGAAGGTCGTTCATCTCCAATACGAAGTAGATTTGATTACGTCTTATTTATATATTGAAAAAGAGCGATTTAGAGATAGGCTACAAATAAAATGGGAAATAGAAGAAGTGGGTGATGTCATGATTCCTCCTTTATCTATCCAAACATTAGTAGAGAATGCTGTTAATCATGGCGTCTTAAAGCAATCTGGTGGTGGTTCCATTACCATTCGAATTCACAAAGTTGAAGAGGATACTGAAATTTCTGTTATGGATGATGGGATCGGTATGGAGAAGGAAACAATAGAAAAAATCTTTACGATCCAACCTGACCGCAAGAAAGGTATTGGACTACTGAATACCCAGCAGCGTTTGAAGCAGTTGTATGGCAAGGGGTTACATGTCAGGAGCACACCTGGTATTGGAACAACCGTCACGTTTACTGTACCTAACATATCTTAG
- a CDS encoding MaoC family dehydratase → MTKERVRQYAFLSGDDNPIHLDESAAVRQGFPAPIAHGLLTMGLVMSIASPFTEKGMSISTYVMRFLKPVYVDETIEITAEVVHMGNCIHLKITGEKVRGSLIMHPSHNLQ, encoded by the coding sequence ATGACGAAAGAACGGGTGAGGCAGTATGCGTTCCTTTCCGGTGATGATAATCCGATTCATTTGGACGAGTCAGCAGCAGTGCGTCAAGGGTTTCCAGCACCTATTGCTCATGGATTACTGACAATGGGTCTTGTGATGAGCATTGCTTCCCCTTTTACTGAAAAAGGAATGAGTATTTCAACATATGTGATGCGGTTTCTCAAACCGGTATATGTAGATGAAACGATAGAAATCACTGCAGAAGTAGTACATATGGGGAACTGTATTCATCTTAAGATTACCGGTGAAAAGGTTAGAGGATCCTTAATTATGCATCCCAGTCATAATCTACAATAG
- a CDS encoding GNAT family N-acetyltransferase, producing MIEHAKLDGFSKLSLSADRGNTPAIHLYEKTGFKLYAFDGTLKQCF from the coding sequence ATGATAGAACATGCGAAATTGGATGGGTTTAGTAAGCTATCGTTAAGTGCAGACCGAGGAAATACGCCTGCGATCCATCTTTATGAAAAAACAGGATTTAAGCTGTATGCTTTTGATGGGACTCTCAAACAATGCTTTTAA